A portion of the Echeneis naucrates chromosome 5, fEcheNa1.1, whole genome shotgun sequence genome contains these proteins:
- the rps23 gene encoding small ribosomal subunit protein uS12, which translates to MGKCRGLRTARKLRNHRREQKWHDKQYKKAHLGTALKANPFGGASHAKGIVLEKVGVEAKQPNSAIRKCVRVQLIKNGKKITAFVPNDGCLNFIEENDEVLVAGFGRKGHAVGDIPGVRFKVVKVANVSLLALYKGKKERPRS; encoded by the exons ATGG GAAAGTGCCGCGGTCTGCGTACAGCCAGGAAGCTCCGTAATCACCGCCGTGAGCAGAAATGGCACGACAAACAGTACAAGAAGGCCCATCTGGGCACTGCCCTTAAGGCTAATCCCTTCGGAGGAGCCTCTCACGCCAAGGGCATCGTGCTTGAGAAAGT AGGTGTTGAGGCTAAGCAGCCCAACTCTGCCATCAGGAAATGTGTGAGAGTTCAGCTCATCAAAAACGGCAAGAAGATCACCGCCTTCGTCCCCAACGATGGTTGCCTCAACTTCATCGAG GAGAACGATGAGGTTCTGGTGGCAGGATTCGGACGTAAAGGTCACGCCGTGGGAGATATTCCCGGAGTTCGTTTCAAGGTGGTCAAGGTGGCCAACGTGTCCCTGCTGGCTCTCTACAAAGGCAAGAAGGAGAGACCCAGGTCATAA
- the atp6ap1la gene encoding ATPase H+ transporting accessory protein 1 like a has product MASAWKCCCCLLFLHLQPSTCLERQPADSAAVSLVLQLQDSLVPADQPFRRMLQPPEVTRRKLLQMPRAAVPFSPLKVLSNGVPCVLFQARKLSLRYDKQKQLDLTELAFSPQKPVDTSQSVCHQDKATLVMSFGDVEDLRGLSIRLQLSNTFYESSGQWWFSVDSVSLMYNVSEEAVFNTSEVYAPASSSYHCLHVSSLQRYSTLLLPSTNHARRWAITFTDFQIQAFNVTSGRFSPVSDCATFLTPAILMGLVTSLILLLVLAYALHMVIHLKHIEHDDEHKEDIYFPQNIEESEHCCMESEAEKNIL; this is encoded by the exons ATGGCCTCGGCGtggaaatgctgctgctgcctcctcttcctccacctgcagcCGTCGACCTGCCTGGAGCGACAGCCTGCTGACAG CGCTGCCGTCTCTCTGGTACTGCAGCTGCAGGACAGTTTGGTGCCTGCCGACCAACCGTTCAGAAGAATGCTGCAG cctCCAGAGGTGACGCGGAGGAAGCTGCTTCAGATGCCACGAGCTGCAGTCCCGTTCTCTCCGCTCAAG GTGTTGTCCAACGGGGTGCCCTGTGTCTTGTTCCAGGCCAGGAAACTGTCTCTCCGCTACGACAAGCAGAAGCAGCTGGACCTGACGGAGCTGGCCTTTTCTCCTCAGAAGCCCGTCGACACCAGCCAGTCGGTCTGCCACCAGGACAAGGCCAC gCTGGTCATGAGCTTTGGAGACGTGGAGGATCTGCGAGGCCTCTCCATCAG ACTGCAGCTGTCCAACACTTTCTACGAGTCTTCAGGTCAGTGGTGGTTCTCGGTGGACAGCGTCTCTCTGATGTACAACGTCTCTGAAGAGGCTGTGTTCAACACCAGTGAGGTGTACGCTccggcctcctcctcctatcACTGCCTCCATGTCAGCAGCCTGCAGCGCTACAGCACCCTGCTGCTGCCCAGCACCAACCACGCCCGCCGCTGGGCCATCACCTTCACCGACTTCCAG ATTCAGGCATTCAACGTCACCTCCGGGAGGTTTTCTCCTGTGAGTGACTGCGCCACCTTCCTGACACCGGCCATCCTGATGGGCCTCGTCACTTccctcatcctgctgctggtccTGGCCTACGCCCTGCACATGGTCATCCACCTCAAACACATTGAGCACGACGACGAACACAAGGAAGACATCTATTTCCCGCAAAACATCGAAGAGTCTGAACACTGCTGTATGGAAAGTGAGGCTGAGAAAAATATTCTGTAG